GGAGGTTCTATCGTAATCTCTGATGGATTCGGCAAAAAGAATATTAGTTTTAATGATGGTGTCGATGAAGAAACAATATTCCGACTCGGATCGCTGTCAAAAGGGTTTACAGGCGTTTTGGCTGCCGATTTAAAGTGTGAAGGCAAATTAGATTGGTCAGATAAGGTCAGTGACTATATTCCTGGATTTCAATTGGGAGACAGCAATAATAGCGATCACATAACACTGGCCAACATTTTATCGCATACTTCAGGGACACCTTACCATAGTTACACCAATCTTATTGAGGCTGGATTGCCATTAACGGAAATTGCCAGTCGCTTTAAAGCTGTAATACCAATTTGCAAACCAGGTTCGATGTATAGTTATCAGAATGCTATGTTTGCGCTTTCTGGTGAGATGATGCATCAAGAAACCGGACAAGATATTTCCACATTATTGAATACTAAATTTTTCAAGCCATTGCAAATGGATCATACCTCAATGGATTATGAAACTTTAGCACATGCAGAAAATGTTGCCTTACCTCATTCAAAAAGACGCCACGGCTGGAAAACCTTAAAACTTAACGATCATTATTACAATGCTGTTGCTGCAGGAGGCATCAATGCCAGTGCACTTGATATGGCCAAATGGATGCAGTTATTGTTGGGCCATCATCCGGAAATTATGGATAAGACTGCTTTACAGGAAGCGTTTAACCCATTTATAGAAATTAAGGGGCACAGCAAATATTACCAGCGTTGGCCAGGGCATGTAAGCTCTTACTATGGCTTTGGGTGGAGAATCCATAAATTTATGGATCTGGATGAGCAAAAAACCATCTTGCATCATGGAGGAAGTGTTAACAATTACCGAAATGAAATAGCAGTCTATCCTGAAGACGATTTAGGGATTTGCGTACTTTTGAACAGTAATTCCAAATTGGCAAAAACGGTGATTCCAGATTTGTACAAGATCGTGAAAGAAGTGTTTAACGATACCAATTCAAAAATCACTCCTGATCACAATACAAAAGTTGCGTCGACATTTTAAATACTACACAATAATTTTTTATATAACGAAGCTGTAATTATGTCAAATATCGCTAAAAAGCGCTATTATGCTAATTGTTATATTTGCACTATAATTGTTCATATGTTGAGTATAGTTGATTTTATGGCATCTGACCTTTTAAACCTTAGCCACTGGAGTTCCTTTCATCCCTTCTTCTACAAGCCAAGCAATAAACTTGGCAAATGCCTTGATATTTTTGCCCACGCTGGCGTCTTCTAAAGCACTCATATAGCATCCGCTTAAAAATTCCATCTTAGGCTCACAAGAGGAACTAAGAAGGGATTAAGATAAAACGCTTAAATTCAAAAACTTAAATAATATTGATGCCTGTCTTAGGCTCTTTATCTCTGAAATAGGAAACAGAGACAAAGAAGTCATTAGATATTGGGGTAATTTGTTTTTTAGCACTAATTAATAATTATAATACATCATTAAATAATATTATTACTTCAATTATATTTAGATGTTAAAGTTTCTCAATGTATTACAACTATATGGTTATGTTTTGTTTATTAGTATAGCATATAGCAACCAACTGGATTTCTGTGTAATGTAAAATGATTCTAAATTCAGAAAATTTGCTCTTTTTAAAGAGTAATTACTTACTATTATTTATTACATTTAACATCTCCCTACTACTGATTTAGCATTTTATTTATGAACGCTTGCGGTTTTCCGTATTCAATGTTATGTAAAGCGATTTACATTTGACATTTATATTGTTTTATTATGGTCTTATTTAAAATGAAGAAACATGGATAAAAAGATAGAAGGAATTTAAAGTTCCGTATAACCATGCAAAATGGATGTGTAAAAGAATAAAAATTTTGAATATGAGTAAGTTAGCAGAGATTATAAAAAACAGACAGAATTAATAATATGGCAAAAAATGTAAATCAAGCATTTGATGAATTTAACAAAGATGTAATAAATCTTAAAGGAGAATACTGATAGTGCTCACAGCAGTAGAGACTGGTTAATCTCTCAACTATTGGCTTTTTCCGAAAATGTTGAAGACTTTTCAAATAACTATCCCAATGAGCATATAAAATTTGGCTCATCCGAACCATGAAAAGTGAGCATACTATTTAAAGACCCCAAGTAGCGTCTTCAATATTGCCTCGGTAGGATATGATAAAGAAGCACGCATTTTAGAAATAGAGTTTCACAATGGGGCGGTTTATCAGTATTTTGATGTGTCTGAAAATGTGTTTGAATAATTGATGAGTTTATCAGCAATAGGAAGTTATTTTATAAATAAAAAAAATAGATTTAAATATCAAAAGAAATAAAACTTGAGGGTAGTATTTTAAAGAGATTTTCGGCAAGAAAATTAAATAGGAATGAATAATTAAACATCAAATATATATATATGTGGGCAGATAATGAAACTTCAGAAGACTTATTAGGCTTTAAAGTACACGCAGATTTATTAGTTGATGTAATCAACGATGATAAAGTTTTACCTGTAACAATCGGCGTATTTGGAGATTGGGGAAGCGGAAAATCAAGCATTCTTAAAATTGTAGAACAAGAATTAACCGGAGGTGAGGAAGACGGATTTAAAGACGGTACTCTTGTACTCTATTTTAACGGTTGGGTATTTGAAGGATACGATGATGCAAAGGCAGCTTTGTTAGAATCTATCATTGAAAAGTTTGACAAGCATAAGACAATTGGAAATAAAGTAAAGGACAAAACAAAAAAGCTGTTCAAATCCGTAAAATGGATGCGTTTATTAGGATTAAGTTTTAAAAAAGTCATTGTTCCTGGAGCATCAGCTTACTTAACAGGCGGAGCTTCTTTATTGCCATTCTTAGTAAATGAATTTTCGCAGCTTCAACCGAAAGATGTAGCTGAAAAGCTTACTGGAGAAGGTGCTGAAGATTTTTTAAAAGAAATAATCAAAAAGAATGAAGATGAGGAAGTAACAATAGTTCGTGAATTTCGTGATGATTTCAAAGAAATGATAGACAAGTCAGGAATAAAGAAACTTGTTGTAATCATTGATGATTTGGACAGATGTACTCCTGACAGACTTATTGAAAACCTTGAAGCGATAAAATTATTCTTAAATGTTGAGAAAACAGCATTTGTAATTGGGGCAGACCCAAGAATAGTAAGACACGCAATTGAACATCGTTATAGGACTGATAGTATTGAAAATGCGGATGACCCAGACAGTAGAAATAAACGTATTGTAAGTGACTATTTGGAGAAATTGATTCAAATACCTTACTATTTGCCTAAGTTAACAGACAACGAAGTTGAAACTTACCTAACATTACTTTTCTGTAAGAAGGCAATGGAAAATGACTTTCCAAAGGTAATAGACGCTTTCAAAACAAACAGAGAGAATAACAGGTATGATGTTTTTGGATTAGGAGATATTCAAGAAATAGCTACAGAAGAGCAAAGGAAAGAATTGACGGAAAACGTTTCTCTAATAGCTTCACTATCTCCAATTATTACAGAAGGATTGAAAGGGAATCCACGACAAATTAAAAGATTTTTAAACACTTTCACTTTAAGAAATAGACTTGTCAAGGTTGCTAAATTGTCAGATTTCAAAATAGATATTCTAGCAAAACTAATGGTATTGGAATATGCTTCTACAAATTTATTTAAAGAAATATACAATTGGCAATCTCTACAAAAAGGAGAGCCCAAACAAATTATTGAGCTTGAAAAGTTAGCAGGAGCAGAAAATACAGAAGAAATAAAAAAACAATTTTCAACTGAATGGGCTTCGGAAAAAGTAATGAAGTGGGTCAATGCCGAACCAAAACTTGCAAACGTTGATTTAAGAGATTATTACTGGATTTCAAGAGATCAGCTTTCTACTACAATCAGTGGAGCATCTTTGATTCCGCCACATATTCGGAGCTTAACTAAAAAACTAATAAACCACGGCTCAGGAAGTATTTTGGAAAATACTATTACACAAGAAGTAATCGGAAAATTAAATGAAACAGAAAATGAAATACTGCTATCTCTACTAGAAAAGGAATTGATTAAGTTTCCGGAAAATGATAGTATTCATAAAGTTTTCATTGAAATGATGTCTAAAAATGCATCTGGAATAATTGAATCTTATGGTAGGGCAATAGCAAAAGCAGACAACAGAAAAATACCATTTAGTTTACGTAGTGAATTTACACTGGCAGAAGGAAAAAATAAAAATGTCAAATCTCTATATAGTCAGTTTGAAAAGACATCGCAAATCTATAAAGCATTAAATTCTAAAAAATAATGGGAACAACACAACGAATGACTCCAGGAGTTAGAGGTGAAACTAATTGGGGAGATTTGAGTAGGAGTATAACTCACATATCTAAAACCGTTGAAAAGGAGAAAGAACTTGATAATAATGAAAATACTACTTCTCAAGATGAAGCGAAGCAATTTAAACGGATTTTTGACAGACGGTTAGCGCATCTCAAAGCTGCATTTAATAATCTAGTAAAAACTGGCGGTGGTAGGTCGAAAATCAGTAGTGGAAAGTCATCTTCTATTGGTAAAGCAGGTAGAAAGTCAGCAGGAAAGATAACAAGTTTCTTTACCGGTGTTGCAAGTAAAGGCTTGCAGCAAGCCTTAGATGATATTGGGTTTGGTTCATTGCAGGGAAAAAGCTTTCAAGAGGTTCTTGACTATCTACTTGTGTTTTGTTCAGATTCTAATGAAGGGATGGACGAAACTGCTGCCAACAATGCTTCTTGCGAAATTATGAAAGAGCTTGCAATATTGGCCGGAAATGATTTAGATAAATTCGAGCTACTTGTTAAAGGGTATGTTGAAGGAACAGGGTTCGCAGAATTACTTTGTAAGTTTTGGGGCTTATATATATTCGAGCATCTATCTCAAAGGTTTGAAGAAAAAGTAAAACAGCAAAAGGGAGCAGAAATTGGAAAAGAAACCTTCAAAATAATTAAAGCCGATATTCTTGGTCAAGTAAAAGTTTTAAATACCCAAAGACCTGTTTCAAAAATTGACTGGAAAGGAAATGACGGCCAAAAAGAAATAGAAAATATTTTTGATTCTGTAATTAAAATCATTTGCGATGAAAACGATTAGCATTAGTAAACTTACCTATGATAAATCTTCTGGTACAGCTTTGATAAATATTGAGGAGACTTCTGGTGGAAGTTCTACGCTTAATATTGATTTGGAAACACTTTTACCATTTGCCAATCTCGTTAGCAAAGAGGTGTTCGATTTCTTTATAATAAGTGCCTCAGTTTATGGAATAGATAGATTTGTAGAAAGAAAGCAGAATTCAGTAGATGGTTGGTCAAGAGAACTGAAAGTTAGCTTTCCAGTTCATAATCCTTCAAAATGGAATGCATGTAAGGCTGATTTAAATAGATTATTATCTTTCTTAACCGGAGACTATTGGGATGTTGGATTTAGGAATGAAACTTTTGATATACCCAAAATACCCTTAGACAAGGAATATTCAGTTCCGTTTGAACAAGTTAATTTGTTATCGGGTGGCTTGGATTCGCTTATTGGGGCTTTGGATTTTCTAAAGCAAAATCCTAAAAAAAGAGTTTTATTCGTTTCGCATTACGATCCTCAAATGAGAGGGGTTTTAAAAGATCAAGGGAAAATAATTCCTAGTTTAGTAAAAATCTATCCAAATCAATTTGCATACATAGACTCCATTAAAGTCACGTTGCAAAGAGAAGCAGGTATTGGAAGAGAAAAAACTTTTAGAAGCAGGTCAATTTTGTTTGTTGGATTGGCTTTAATAGCTGCAGAGGCTACGAAAACAAAAAATATTATAATTCCTGAAAATGGAACTGTTTCTTTAAATTTTCCGCTTAGTGCTTCAAGGAGAAGTTCTTGCAGTACAAGAACAACACATCCATATGTTTTAGAAATCTTGATTTCTATATGGAATAAACTTTCTATTAATACTCACATTTCCAACCCATATGAGTTTAAAACGAAAGGGCAAATGGTACAAGAGTGTTTAAAAAATAATTCTAATCTTTTAGATTTAATTGAACATTCTAACTCCTGTGGAAAAAGGGGTCACGTGAAAGATTGGACGAATCGAAACGCAAATCATTGTGGAGTTTGTATGCCCTGTATATATAGACAAGCATCATTATTAACTCTAAAGGACAAATCAAAGTATGGAGATTTAATCAATAACTTATTTCCTATAAAAGAAAAGCGTGACAAATCTCAAGATTCTGGAGCTATGTTAGATTTTTTAAATAATCCAATCACCAAAGAAGAAATTAAGCAAGAATTGATTGTAGGTGGGGTGAAGAATTTGTCTAAGCTCAATCAATATGTCGAGGTTGTTTGGCGGACTAGAGAAGAATTAAAACTATGGACTAAAAAAGTCGGAAACTCAACGGTTAAAGCAAAAGCAGGAGTTTAGATGTTAGATACACATTGCCACATTGATTTATACCCCAAGCCGGAATTAATTCTTAACGAATGTGATAAGAATGGATTTGCTATTCTTTCAATGACTAATTTACCGAGTCATTTTGAGAGGGGCTTTCCATTTTTTCAGAATAAGAATAAAGTAAGGCAAGCATTAGGTATGCATCCCTTGTATGCCCAGCACTATAAAAAGGAATTCCCAAAATTTCTACAAAATCTTTCAAAAACATCATACATTGGAGAAGTTGGATTAGATTTCTCAAAAGAAGGTATTGATACTA
This genomic window from Mariniflexile sp. TRM1-10 contains:
- a CDS encoding KAP family P-loop NTPase fold protein — protein: MWADNETSEDLLGFKVHADLLVDVINDDKVLPVTIGVFGDWGSGKSSILKIVEQELTGGEEDGFKDGTLVLYFNGWVFEGYDDAKAALLESIIEKFDKHKTIGNKVKDKTKKLFKSVKWMRLLGLSFKKVIVPGASAYLTGGASLLPFLVNEFSQLQPKDVAEKLTGEGAEDFLKEIIKKNEDEEVTIVREFRDDFKEMIDKSGIKKLVVIIDDLDRCTPDRLIENLEAIKLFLNVEKTAFVIGADPRIVRHAIEHRYRTDSIENADDPDSRNKRIVSDYLEKLIQIPYYLPKLTDNEVETYLTLLFCKKAMENDFPKVIDAFKTNRENNRYDVFGLGDIQEIATEEQRKELTENVSLIASLSPIITEGLKGNPRQIKRFLNTFTLRNRLVKVAKLSDFKIDILAKLMVLEYASTNLFKEIYNWQSLQKGEPKQIIELEKLAGAENTEEIKKQFSTEWASEKVMKWVNAEPKLANVDLRDYYWISRDQLSTTISGASLIPPHIRSLTKKLINHGSGSILENTITQEVIGKLNETENEILLSLLEKELIKFPENDSIHKVFIEMMSKNASGIIESYGRAIAKADNRKIPFSLRSEFTLAEGKNKNVKSLYSQFEKTSQIYKALNSKK
- the qatC gene encoding Qat anti-phage system QueC-like protein QatC — protein: MKTISISKLTYDKSSGTALINIEETSGGSSTLNIDLETLLPFANLVSKEVFDFFIISASVYGIDRFVERKQNSVDGWSRELKVSFPVHNPSKWNACKADLNRLLSFLTGDYWDVGFRNETFDIPKIPLDKEYSVPFEQVNLLSGGLDSLIGALDFLKQNPKKRVLFVSHYDPQMRGVLKDQGKIIPSLVKIYPNQFAYIDSIKVTLQREAGIGREKTFRSRSILFVGLALIAAEATKTKNIIIPENGTVSLNFPLSASRRSSCSTRTTHPYVLEILISIWNKLSINTHISNPYEFKTKGQMVQECLKNNSNLLDLIEHSNSCGKRGHVKDWTNRNANHCGVCMPCIYRQASLLTLKDKSKYGDLINNLFPIKEKRDKSQDSGAMLDFLNNPITKEEIKQELIVGGVKNLSKLNQYVEVVWRTREELKLWTKKVGNSTVKAKAGV
- a CDS encoding KTSC domain-containing protein, whose amino-acid sequence is MASVGYDKEARILEIEFHNGAVYQYFDVSENVFE
- a CDS encoding serine hydrolase domain-containing protein, with amino-acid sequence MLRFKIWEKPILIIFTLFVLTSSVIIPASIPEEGVIMSNSVDKPLVNQKEIIQKEVKLYKVHQQNLKDALNTYFKKAIASGDIVGSGVSIVRGGSIVISDGFGKKNISFNDGVDEETIFRLGSLSKGFTGVLAADLKCEGKLDWSDKVSDYIPGFQLGDSNNSDHITLANILSHTSGTPYHSYTNLIEAGLPLTEIASRFKAVIPICKPGSMYSYQNAMFALSGEMMHQETGQDISTLLNTKFFKPLQMDHTSMDYETLAHAENVALPHSKRRHGWKTLKLNDHYYNAVAAGGINASALDMAKWMQLLLGHHPEIMDKTALQEAFNPFIEIKGHSKYYQRWPGHVSSYYGFGWRIHKFMDLDEQKTILHHGGSVNNYRNEIAVYPEDDLGICVLLNSNSKLAKTVIPDLYKIVKEVFNDTNSKITPDHNTKVASTF